Genomic DNA from Cloeon dipterum chromosome 3, ieCloDipt1.1, whole genome shotgun sequence:
GGAGGAGCCTCAAATGGCGCGAAAAGTTTTTCCATGATTATACTTAGCGGCCTAGTTCACAAATTCTTATCACAATTTGAatctttttaactttattgataaataatggaaatttaacaataataaattgacaCAGACCACTTGTTTAGAGTGAATTTTTAACGTATAtactaatttattcaaagttgATTTGTAtgatctattttattttgcaaactgAGCCATTGGGGGCGCTGTCAACAGGAGCGATCGCTAGTGAAGAGACATCTGTGCTGCAACGATAGTAATGAATTGTGCACAGCGCCTGCAAAATCTCAATTCAAGCAACCTGAGCGACGTCTGTGCTAAGCGGGTAGCCGGGAAAAATTACTTCGAGAATTTCATTGATAAATCCGATAAATCAaccatgaaaaaaaatcgtagcaaaattaataaaagctttcgattgtaaaaatttataactgcagatttttttcttattattcatctgtgaattttaaaatttaaaatacaacatCCTTTATGTTGCACACAACATAAAACAtgttaaagaataaataatttaatattatgccTAGAAGTCAAGTgatattgtaattaaattttaattaattgcattaatCTTTACTTGATAAAGGATCTGATATAATACttacttgattttgattcaaaaatttcaatgaattattGGTTCCATTTGTATTATTCCTTACTTcacttattaaatattttataatatgcactgcatttgaaaaaaatatttatttaatattttataagttcTACACCggcaaaattcaattaaaaataacctcATAATCCAGTTTTTGACATCTAGTTTTTACCGTTTCCCGTTTTTAGCAAATCGTTAGCTGACAATTAGGAGTGTATCGTGTAGGGCGACACGCACTCCTGAGCGCGACATGCGTGCGAAGCCTGGCATCGCAATTAACCTGCGCGCACTCGATTCCAGCACTTAAATTGTCAGTTCAGAGTGAGCCACCGAGATGCAGTTGTCAGTGCCAACAATTTTTTCCGTCCTGGCAATGGCCAATTGTGACTGGATCCAGCTGCCCCAGGTGGAAACGCAGAATATCGACCTGAATCCGCAGCCCTCCAAGGCAACCGAAAAGAACCAGCTAAACAACATCACCATCGACCCTTACTACCTCTCGAGTCTGCAGTCTCTTCACCAACAGCTGCGGCACTCAATTTGGACGCAAAAGGAGGAACCGGCAACGATGAAAGAAAAAGTTACGTATCTGCACAAACTGAAGAACAGAATGCTGCGACATATAGGTGCGTtgttgaaatcattttaaatgcatCTTCTATAGACAAACAATTCGCTACTTAACAGCCGAAAAATTGACGGAGCTCAATGTCGTGGGAAAGAGAAACAGCAGACGGAGATTTGCCAGGGATCCAGGATGGAGCAGCTCTGGGGGCACAAGCGATATTGGCTTTCCCTCACTAGAAGTggcccttttaaccctttcatTTCTCGTGTTTGCCGTGTTCCTTGTTAACATGGTTCTCGTAAGTTTTATTTAGGACTGTCCATatttaaagacaaaaatgcACTTATGGCCTTGTAGGTTCTGTTTTCCAACATCTTTGGAACAAACACAAGCACTGCAGCAGGAACGACAGGGACAGCAATTGGTCGGCGCCGAAGGAGTTTGAACGAGGAGGCTAAAATCGAGCAGACGGCCAGGATTCTCAAGGCTTTGGAGGACTTTCCGTTAAAGAGGGATAATGCCTTGAGCCACCACTGCAATGTTAATAGTTTGGCAGGTTGTCAAGTCGAAGCCTCTCCAATTCCACAGATTGCAAGGTATGCTCTCATAGTTGGGataaattcttcaaattgatcatttttttcttttacaggtttctgttgaaaatgaaactgtGAGGCGTATCAAAGTACATTATGGACGTctctgtttattatttattttagggctagttaaattattgatgGATAAGTGTTGAGATATTTAACGTTGTAAAAAAAGATATCAATaaatcttgaataaattaagatcaaatacatattatttaaattaaaaaattaaagtcagGCATTACAGCAACCACAGAACATCCTAGTCTCATTACAGAGCAAATAaagcaaatcaaataaaaacttgttcACTTGCCAGGAGATCAGTGAAAGGCTTGACAATTTCTCGAGTCGAGAAGTAGAAGATCAAGCCAAAAGTGATGGAAATGGGAAGGGCAGGCAGCGCCTTCTTGATAATGGCCAACAGTAGAAGGGTCAGGCACAAGCCAATTAGGATTGCGATGAAGCAAGCGAGAGTCATGTTCCAGTCTCCGTACGACGAAACTTTCCCAACGAGAACGCTGTAGAAAATAAAGTCTCCCAGTCCCAGCTTGATACCACctattggaattaatttaatcagcaccacaaatcaatcaaaagtGCAAAGAAGTTCTTACGCTCTTCATCATCAGCTTCCATAAAAGGTCCATGCTGCTGGGGTGCGTTCTCTGTTGAGGCAGTGTAGTTACCTGGCTGGCCAGCCAGCACCCTAGTATTGATAGCGTGAGTCACCTGATTTGCCCACTCCTCGGAAAATCCACCATTATCATCGCCTAAATCAAAGAGCATacatttgtattaaaaaaatccagcttTTGTTCCtaaaagaagcaaaattgaaatctgaGTGGCAGTTTCAATGCATTTAAAGCTaaactacaaaaaataatggctTTCCAGAAATACGGTAGTCAATGAATTCTGGGAAAATGACTACCAGCAAGT
This window encodes:
- the LOC135938991 gene encoding uncharacterized protein LOC135938991; this translates as MQLSVPTIFSVLAMANCDWIQLPQVETQNIDLNPQPSKATEKNQLNNITIDPYYLSSLQSLHQQLRHSIWTQKEEPATMKEKVTYLHKLKNRMLRHIAEKLTELNVVGKRNSRRRFARDPGWSSSGGTSDIGFPSLEVALLTLSFLVFAVFLVNMVLVLFSNIFGTNTSTAAGTTGTAIGRRRRSLNEEAKIEQTARILKALEDFPLKRDNALSHHCNVNSLAGCQVEASPIPQIARFLLKMKL